CGTGCGTCCCCTGCTCCACGATCCGCCCGCCCTCCAGGAACGCGATCACGTCGGCGCCGCGGATGGTGTCGAGGCGGTGGGCCACGACGAGGACCGTGGGGTCCGCGGTGAGTGCGCCCAGGGCCTGCTGGATCGCGGCCTCGTTCTCGGCGTCGAGCGCCGAGGTCGCCTCGTCGAGCAGGACGACCGGGGCCTGCTTGAGCAGGGCCCGGGCGAGGGAGATCCGCTGCCGCTCGCCGCCGGACAGGGCCGTGCCGCCCTCGCCGACGCGGGCGGCCCAGCCGTCCGGCAGCCTCTCGGTGATCTCGTCGACGCGGGCGATCCGCCCGGCCTCGCGCACCTCCTCGTCGGTGGCGTCCTCGCGTCCGGCGCGGATGTTCTCCTCGATCGTGCCCGCGAAGAGGTACACGTCCTGGAAGACCATGGCGAACCGTGACATCAGCTGGTCCGTCGTCAGGTCGCGGACATCCGTGCCGCCGACGCGGACCGTGCCCCCGGTGACGTCCCAGAAGCGGGCGATCAGGCGGGTCACCGTGGTCTTGCCGGAGCCGGAGGGGCCGACCAGCGCCACGGTGTGCCCGGCCGGGACGCGCAGGTCGAGCCCGTCGAGGACGGTGCGTCCGTCGCCGTAACCGAAGGAGACGCCGTCGAGTTCGATGCCGTACGTGTCCGGGAGCGGCGCCGGGGTCTCCGGCTGGGGCAGCGGATCGGCGGCGAGCACTTCGTCCAGGCGCTCCAGGGTGCCTCGGGCGATCCGCAGGGATCCGCCCAACTCGGCGGCGGCGCTCATGGGTTCGACGAAGCGCACGGCGAGCACCAGCACCGCGATCAGCTCACCCGCGCCGACCGATCCGTCGACCGCGAGGACCGTGCCGAGCAGCAGCACGCAGGTGAAGCAGAGTTGCACGGCGAGCGCGAAGCCCGCGATGCCGGGCACGCCCATGCGTACGGCGGCGCGCGCCTTCGCCCGCTGCTCGCGCAGGGCGGCATCCAGGAGTTCGTGGTCCTCGGCGGTTCGCCCGAAGGCGCGCAGCGCGGGCTGGTGGCGGGCGAACTCCACCAGCCGGTCCGCGGTCTCGGCGGCCGCGGCATGGGTCTGCCGGTCGACGCGGGCCATCAGCCGTCCGGACCAGCGGTACGCGACTGCCGCGACGGGTGCTGCCGCCAGCATGGCCAGGGCGAGCCGCCAGTCGAAGGCGAAGGTGGCCAGCACGACGACGGCGGGAGTGACGAAGGCGATGCACAGGGGGCGCAACAGGTTGGCCGCCGCGTTCATCACCTGGACCACACCCTGTCCCGCCAACTGCCCCAGTGCGCCGGTGCGTTCGCCGTCGAACCAGCCGAGCGGCAGCGCGACTACATGGTCACCGATGCGGTGGTGCAGCGTGCGCCCGAGATCGGCGCTGAAGCGGTTGCCGCGCACGGCCGCGGTGAACGCGACGGCTCCGTAGGCGGCGGTGGCCGCGGCGAGGGCGGCGACCCACGGCCAGGCCGCCCCCGGGTCGTCGCCGAGGAGCCGGGTGAGCAACGGCACCAGGAGCGCGTACGCCACTCCCTGGACGGCCGCGGCGGCGGCCGCCCAGAGGAGCACTCGGCGCAGCCCTTCCGTCTGTTCCCGTCCCAGTACGCGTGTCAGCAGCGCGTTCATCGCGCGGTTCCCTTCTGCTGGATGGCCCACATGCGTGCGTAACGGCCGTCCAGGGCCAGCAGTTCGGCGTGGGTGCCCTGTTCGGCGATGCGTCCGCCGTCGAGGACGACGATGTGGTCGGCGTCCCGTACGGTCGCGAGCCGGTGGGCGATGACCAGCAGGGTGCGGCCCGCCGCGAGGGCGGACAGGGCCTGCTGGACGGCGGCCTCGGACTCGGGGTCGGCGAAGGAGGTCGCCTCGTCGAGGACGAGGACGGGCGCGTCGGCGAGCAGTGCCCGGGCCACGGAGAGGCGCTGGGACTCGCCGCCGGAGAGCACCGCGTCCTCGCCGACCATCGAGTCGTAGCCGCGCGGCAGAGCGGTGACCCGCTCGTGGAGGTGCGCGGCACGCGCGGCCCGTTCCACGTCCGCGTCGTCGGCGTCCGGACGGCCGAGCCGGATGTTGTCGCGGACGCTGGTGCGCAGCAGGTGGGGTTCCTGGAAGACGAAGGAGACCTGCCGGTAGAGGTCGGCGGGGGCCATGTCCCGGACGTCCGTGCCGCCGATCCGTACCGTACCAGCGGTCGTGTCCCAGAAGCGGGGCACGAGCCGGGCGAGGGTGGACTTGCCCGAGCCGGAGGCGCCGACCAGGGCGGTGACGGTGCCGGGTCGCAGGGTCAGGTCGATGCCGCTCAGGATGTCCGTGGCGCCGTCGTAGCTGAAGCCGACGCCGGTCAGTTCGACCCGGCCGTCCGGTCCCGGGGATGTCGGCTCGGACGCCTCGGGCAGGGCGGGGGCGGCCAGCAGCGCGTGGATCTCACGGGCGCTCTGCAGGCCGCCCTGGACGGCGTGCCCGGACTGGGCGAGCCCCATGACGGAGCCGGTGAGGGCCGGTCCGAGCAGGACGAACGGCACGAGGTCGAGCGCGTCGGCCCAGCCCTGCGTGACGAAGAGGGTGCCGGCGGCCGTGGCGACGAGAAGGGCGGCCGGTCCGGAGAGCGCGAGCGCGGCCGACGTACTGGCCCGTGTCGTACTCATGATCCAGTCGCGGAAGAAGACGGTGAAGCTGTCGGCGGCGTCGTCGTAGGCACGATGGGCGCGGGAGGTACGGCCGTAGGCCTTGATCACCGTGATGCCGTGGACGAGTTCGACGACGGCCGCGTTGACGCCGCCCATCGCGCCGAAGAACCGTGCCGTCACCTCCTCGCCCCCGGACATGGCCTGCTTGAAGAACCAGCCGCCGAGCAGGAGCGGGAGCAGCGCGACGAGGGTGAGCCGCCAGTCCACGGTCAGCAGATAGACCAGAGCGGTCAGCGGCGCCACGATCGCGGCGGTCACCTCCAGCGCGGTGTGCGCGACCAGGTGGTGCAGCGTGGAGATGTTGTCGCCCGCCGCCTTCTTCACCTCACCCGAGCTGTTCTCGGTGAACCAGCCGAGCGGCAGTCGCCCCAGGCGCCGGGCGATTCGGCGGCGCAGCCCGAGCTGGAGGTCGGCGTCGGCGTGGTGGGTGAGGACGCCCGCGGTCGCGTACAGCACGAGCCGGGCCACCAGGGCGGCCACGGCGGTCCAGGCCGCGGCCCAGGCGCGGCTGGCGTCCGGGCCGCCGGACGCCAGCAGGGCGCGGGCCAGTTCGGCGACGGCGGTGAACGGGATCATCGAGCAGACCGCGGCGACCGCCTGGGCCACGATCGCGGCTATGAGCCGCCCTCGTACGGGGGCGAGGAGGTCACCGAGCCCCGGCGCCTTCGCAGCGGGGGCCTCGGGTGGGACAAGGACGTCAGAGGGGCTGTCAGGGGTGCCCTCTCGCGGGTCCGCGAGGGCCGCGCCGGTCATGAGTGATCCTCTCGGGTCAGGGGGGTGGTGCGCAGGACGGCGAAGTCGGGGGCGAGCGGGGTGCACACGAGTCCGGCGGCCGCGGCTTCCTCGGCCGGCGTCGCGATGCCGACACCGGACCAGGGCAGCGGCACGGTGTGTTCGCGGACGACCGTCTCCCCGTCGCGTACGCGGTAGGTGAGGGTCCAGCCGTCGTCGGCGCCCTCGCTCCAGGACTCGTGGTCCAGGTCGCCGACACGGCGGGTCGCCGGCCGCAGCGGGGCCCGGGTCGGGGGCGCGGTGCGGTCGAGGACGTCGACGACGGCCGGGGCGCCGGGCGCCAGGTGCTCACT
The genomic region above belongs to Streptomyces coeruleorubidus and contains:
- a CDS encoding ABC transporter ATP-binding protein, which produces MNALLTRVLGREQTEGLRRVLLWAAAAAAVQGVAYALLVPLLTRLLGDDPGAAWPWVAALAAATAAYGAVAFTAAVRGNRFSADLGRTLHHRIGDHVVALPLGWFDGERTGALGQLAGQGVVQVMNAAANLLRPLCIAFVTPAVVVLATFAFDWRLALAMLAAAPVAAVAYRWSGRLMARVDRQTHAAAAETADRLVEFARHQPALRAFGRTAEDHELLDAALREQRAKARAAVRMGVPGIAGFALAVQLCFTCVLLLGTVLAVDGSVGAGELIAVLVLAVRFVEPMSAAAELGGSLRIARGTLERLDEVLAADPLPQPETPAPLPDTYGIELDGVSFGYGDGRTVLDGLDLRVPAGHTVALVGPSGSGKTTVTRLIARFWDVTGGTVRVGGTDVRDLTTDQLMSRFAMVFQDVYLFAGTIEENIRAGREDATDEEVREAGRIARVDEITERLPDGWAARVGEGGTALSGGERQRISLARALLKQAPVVLLDEATSALDAENEAAIQQALGALTADPTVLVVAHRLDTIRGADVIAFLEGGRIVEQGTHEELLALGGRYAAFWGERERASGWRLAARS
- a CDS encoding ABC transporter ATP-binding protein, giving the protein MTGAALADPREGTPDSPSDVLVPPEAPAAKAPGLGDLLAPVRGRLIAAIVAQAVAAVCSMIPFTAVAELARALLASGGPDASRAWAAAWTAVAALVARLVLYATAGVLTHHADADLQLGLRRRIARRLGRLPLGWFTENSSGEVKKAAGDNISTLHHLVAHTALEVTAAIVAPLTALVYLLTVDWRLTLVALLPLLLGGWFFKQAMSGGEEVTARFFGAMGGVNAAVVELVHGITVIKAYGRTSRAHRAYDDAADSFTVFFRDWIMSTTRASTSAALALSGPAALLVATAAGTLFVTQGWADALDLVPFVLLGPALTGSVMGLAQSGHAVQGGLQSAREIHALLAAPALPEASEPTSPGPDGRVELTGVGFSYDGATDILSGIDLTLRPGTVTALVGASGSGKSTLARLVPRFWDTTAGTVRIGGTDVRDMAPADLYRQVSFVFQEPHLLRTSVRDNIRLGRPDADDADVERAARAAHLHERVTALPRGYDSMVGEDAVLSGGESQRLSVARALLADAPVLVLDEATSFADPESEAAVQQALSALAAGRTLLVIAHRLATVRDADHIVVLDGGRIAEQGTHAELLALDGRYARMWAIQQKGTAR